One genomic window of Sphingobacterium oryzagri includes the following:
- a CDS encoding protein-L-isoaspartate(D-aspartate) O-methyltransferase has translation MAYKFVDNYREKGARKQLVNNLEKRGIEDKRVLQAIGKVPRHFFFDETFWNQAYRDIAFPIGDGQTISQPYTVAYQSELLHVKKGDKVLEIGTGSGYQTCILLELGAEVFTIERQESLYHRTIQVLPYMGYKPHFFLGDGSRGIPDHAPYDKIIVTAGAPFVPELMLKQLKYGGLLVIPVGDEKSQKMVTILRVGENDFERIELDTFRFVPLVGDQAW, from the coding sequence ATGGCGTATAAGTTTGTAGATAATTATCGAGAAAAAGGTGCTCGAAAGCAACTCGTAAATAACCTGGAAAAGCGTGGTATTGAGGATAAACGAGTGTTGCAGGCGATCGGTAAAGTGCCGCGTCATTTTTTCTTCGATGAAACTTTCTGGAATCAGGCTTACCGCGATATCGCATTTCCGATAGGCGATGGACAGACCATTTCACAGCCTTACACGGTGGCTTACCAATCCGAACTATTGCACGTGAAAAAAGGAGATAAAGTGCTGGAAATTGGCACCGGATCGGGTTATCAAACCTGTATTTTGCTGGAATTGGGCGCAGAGGTTTTCACGATCGAACGACAAGAAAGTTTATACCACCGTACCATTCAAGTGCTGCCTTATATGGGGTATAAACCCCATTTTTTTCTGGGCGATGGCTCGCGCGGTATTCCAGATCATGCGCCCTACGATAAGATAATCGTCACGGCCGGAGCACCATTCGTGCCAGAGCTCATGCTTAAGCAGTTGAAATATGGCGGTTTGTTGGTGATTCCGGTAGGCGATGAAAAATCGCAAAAGATGGTAACCATTTTGCGTGTGGGGGAAAATGATTTTGAACGGATCGAGCTTGATACGTTTCGCTTTGTGCCGCTCGTGGGTGACCAGGCTTGGTGA